One genomic segment of Podarcis raffonei isolate rPodRaf1 chromosome 7, rPodRaf1.pri, whole genome shotgun sequence includes these proteins:
- the CEP76 gene encoding centrosomal protein of 76 kDa isoform X3 — protein MALPPEKASELKQIIHQQLTKMDVHSRIREVLAETIHEELPPQHQQLSQEDLMKALTRRGIIDDVMKELNFVTDINDKEITSTPKPTTHFVDRQAAMLKKTNIDPTRRYLYLQVLGGKAFLEHLQEPEPLPGQICSTLTLCLHFRNQRFRSKPVPCACEPDFSDGFLLEVYKESLGEASKMADGTTMLSICDPVHIVLIKTDTSGETTLVASYFLEWRSVLCAENRITNVAVELLGVGTESKVSVGILNIRLEMYPKLNKTLSQEIVTTQDENGINRPVCSYVKPLRAGRLLDTPRQAARFVSVLGYERAPIIGGGNSKQEQWCTLLAFLCRNKGDCEDHANLLCSLLLGFGLEAFVCVGTKAKGVPHTWVMTYGIDGIITFWESLTGHRYIHNPIKPDDPPIVEQPKPLYPYRTIGCVFNHHKFLANCQPTDAVEVCSFDLHDESKWKPMSSEAIKSVCSPGATTALPPFPPLCASSVDAAVTSNELELQLRMLVVEHRKDLGLSTVWDDQLSYLLSPALAAYELERTTGVSSGNEEFQDAIRRAVPDGHTFKGFPIHFVHRNARRAFAACLRSPFCDEILCCRGDQVRHAVRVRVFTYPESACAVWIMFACKYRSVL, from the exons ATGGCTCTGCCTCCGGAGAAAGCCTCGGAGCTCAAACAGATTATTCACCAGCAGTTAACTAAG ATGGATGTTCACAGCAGGATTCGAGAAGTGCTTGCTGAGACCATACATGAAGAACTGCCACCTCAACATCAGCAGCTATCCCAAGAAGATCTAATGAAAGCCCTCACACGGCGAGGAATCATTGATGATGTTATGAAAGAACTAAATTTTGTAACA GATATAAATGACAAAGAAATTACTTCAACTCCAAAACCCACTACTCATTTTGTTGACCGACAGGCAGCCATGCTGAAGAAAA CAAATATTGACCCAACACGAAGGTATCTTTATCTTCAGGTTTTGGGTGGAAAAGCTTTTCTGGAACATCTGCAGGAACCAGAACCTTTACCTGGTCAAATTTGTTCTACTTTGACACTTTGCTTGCATTTCCGAAACCAACGTTTCCGCTCTAAACCTGTCCCGTGTGCCTGTGAACCAGATTTCAGTGATGGTTTTCTACTTGAAGTATATAAGGAAAGCTTAG GTGAAGCAAGTAAAATGGCAGATGGAACCACTATGCTATCAATTTGTGATCCAGTGCATATTGTCTTGATCAAAACAGACACATCTGGTGAGACCACATTAGTAGCATCCTATTTCTTAGAGTGGCGGTCTGTCCTTTGTGCAGAGAACAGGATTACAAATGTTGCTGTTGAACTTCTGGGTGTAG GTACAGAATCAAAAGTTTCTGTTGGAATACTTAATATCAGACTTGAAATGTATCCAAAGCTAAATAAGACACTTTCTCAGGAAATAGTTACTACTCAG GATGAAAATGGGATAAACAGGCCAGTCTGTTCATACGTCAAGCCTCTTCGAGCAGGCCGACTTCTAGACACACCCAGGCAAGCGGCAAGATTTGTCAGTGTGCTTGGTTATGAAAGAGCCCCTATCATCGGTGGAGGAAATAGTAAACAAGAACAGTGGTGTACTCTTCTGGCTTTTCTATGTAGAAATAAG ggaGATTGTGAGGATCATGCTAACCTTTTGTGCAGTCTTCTACTGGGATTTGGACTAGAAGCTTTTGTCTGTGTAGGAACAAAGGCCAAAGGAGTTCCTCACACTTGGGTAATGACTTACGGGATTGATGGAATAATCACTTTCTGGGAGAGTTTAACAGGACATAG ATATATCCACAATCCTATAAAACCTGATGATCCTCCAATTGTTGAACAACCCAAGCCACTGTATCCTTACCGAACAATAGGATGTGTCTTCAATCATCACAAGTTTTTGGCGAACTGCCAGCCTACTGATGCCGTAGAAGTCTGTTCCTTTGACTTGCATGATGAATCCAAGTGGAAACCAATGAGTAGTGAAGCAATCAAATCTGTATGTTCTCCAGGAGCCACAACTGcacttcctccttttcctcctctctgtGCTTCGTCAGTAGATGCTGCAGTGACAAGCAATGAACTGGAGTTGCAACTGAGAATGTTAGTGGTAGAACACAGGAAG GACCTTGGTCTTTCAACAGTTTGGGACGACCAGCTTTCCTACCTCTTGTCACCAGCCTTGGCAGCCTATGAACTTGAACGCACCACAGGTGTTTCTTCAGGTAATGAAGAATTTCAAGATGCCATCAGGAGAGCAGTACCCGATGGACACACATTCAAAGGATTTCCCATTCATTTTGTACACAGAAATGCAAGGAGAGCATTTGCTGCGTGCCTTCG GTCTCCTTTTTGTGACGAAATACTGTGCTGTAGAGGGGACCAAGTGCGACATGCAGTTCGTGTCAGAGTTTTCACATATCCTGAATCTGCATGTGCCGTATGGATCATGTTTGCTTGCAAATACCGTTCCGTCCTCTAA
- the CEP76 gene encoding centrosomal protein of 76 kDa isoform X2 — MALPPEKASELKQIIHQQLTKMDVHSRIREVLAETIHEELPPQHQQLSQEDLMKALTRRGIIDDVMKELNFVTDINDKEITSTPKPTTHFVDRQAAMLKKTNIDPTRRYLYLQVLGGKAFLEHLQEPEPLPGQICSTLTLCLHFRNQRFRSKPVPCACEPDFSDGFLLEVYKESLDTSGETTLVASYFLEWRSVLCAENRITNVAVELLGVGTESKVSVGILNIRLEMYPKLNKTLSQEIVTTQFSLERQKTAEKERLFLVYAKQWWREYLQIRTSHNTRLVKIFAQDENGINRPVCSYVKPLRAGRLLDTPRQAARFVSVLGYERAPIIGGGNSKQEQWCTLLAFLCRNKGDCEDHANLLCSLLLGFGLEAFVCVGTKAKGVPHTWVMTYGIDGIITFWESLTGHRYIHNPIKPDDPPIVEQPKPLYPYRTIGCVFNHHKFLANCQPTDAVEVCSFDLHDESKWKPMSSEAIKSVCSPGATTALPPFPPLCASSVDAAVTSNELELQLRMLVVEHRKDLGLSTVWDDQLSYLLSPALAAYELERTTGVSSGNEEFQDAIRRAVPDGHTFKGFPIHFVHRNARRAFAACLRSPFCDEILCCRGDQVRHAVRVRVFTYPESACAVWIMFACKYRSVL, encoded by the exons ATGGCTCTGCCTCCGGAGAAAGCCTCGGAGCTCAAACAGATTATTCACCAGCAGTTAACTAAG ATGGATGTTCACAGCAGGATTCGAGAAGTGCTTGCTGAGACCATACATGAAGAACTGCCACCTCAACATCAGCAGCTATCCCAAGAAGATCTAATGAAAGCCCTCACACGGCGAGGAATCATTGATGATGTTATGAAAGAACTAAATTTTGTAACA GATATAAATGACAAAGAAATTACTTCAACTCCAAAACCCACTACTCATTTTGTTGACCGACAGGCAGCCATGCTGAAGAAAA CAAATATTGACCCAACACGAAGGTATCTTTATCTTCAGGTTTTGGGTGGAAAAGCTTTTCTGGAACATCTGCAGGAACCAGAACCTTTACCTGGTCAAATTTGTTCTACTTTGACACTTTGCTTGCATTTCCGAAACCAACGTTTCCGCTCTAAACCTGTCCCGTGTGCCTGTGAACCAGATTTCAGTGATGGTTTTCTACTTGAAGTATATAAGGAAAGCTTAG ACACATCTGGTGAGACCACATTAGTAGCATCCTATTTCTTAGAGTGGCGGTCTGTCCTTTGTGCAGAGAACAGGATTACAAATGTTGCTGTTGAACTTCTGGGTGTAG GTACAGAATCAAAAGTTTCTGTTGGAATACTTAATATCAGACTTGAAATGTATCCAAAGCTAAATAAGACACTTTCTCAGGAAATAGTTACTACTCAG TTTTCTTTAGAACGccagaaaacagcagaaaaagaacGCCTGTTTCTTGTTTATGCTAAGCAGTGGTGGAGAGAATATCTGCAGATTAGGACTTCACACAACACAAGACTGGTGAAAATTTTTGCACAG GATGAAAATGGGATAAACAGGCCAGTCTGTTCATACGTCAAGCCTCTTCGAGCAGGCCGACTTCTAGACACACCCAGGCAAGCGGCAAGATTTGTCAGTGTGCTTGGTTATGAAAGAGCCCCTATCATCGGTGGAGGAAATAGTAAACAAGAACAGTGGTGTACTCTTCTGGCTTTTCTATGTAGAAATAAG ggaGATTGTGAGGATCATGCTAACCTTTTGTGCAGTCTTCTACTGGGATTTGGACTAGAAGCTTTTGTCTGTGTAGGAACAAAGGCCAAAGGAGTTCCTCACACTTGGGTAATGACTTACGGGATTGATGGAATAATCACTTTCTGGGAGAGTTTAACAGGACATAG ATATATCCACAATCCTATAAAACCTGATGATCCTCCAATTGTTGAACAACCCAAGCCACTGTATCCTTACCGAACAATAGGATGTGTCTTCAATCATCACAAGTTTTTGGCGAACTGCCAGCCTACTGATGCCGTAGAAGTCTGTTCCTTTGACTTGCATGATGAATCCAAGTGGAAACCAATGAGTAGTGAAGCAATCAAATCTGTATGTTCTCCAGGAGCCACAACTGcacttcctccttttcctcctctctgtGCTTCGTCAGTAGATGCTGCAGTGACAAGCAATGAACTGGAGTTGCAACTGAGAATGTTAGTGGTAGAACACAGGAAG GACCTTGGTCTTTCAACAGTTTGGGACGACCAGCTTTCCTACCTCTTGTCACCAGCCTTGGCAGCCTATGAACTTGAACGCACCACAGGTGTTTCTTCAGGTAATGAAGAATTTCAAGATGCCATCAGGAGAGCAGTACCCGATGGACACACATTCAAAGGATTTCCCATTCATTTTGTACACAGAAATGCAAGGAGAGCATTTGCTGCGTGCCTTCG GTCTCCTTTTTGTGACGAAATACTGTGCTGTAGAGGGGACCAAGTGCGACATGCAGTTCGTGTCAGAGTTTTCACATATCCTGAATCTGCATGTGCCGTATGGATCATGTTTGCTTGCAAATACCGTTCCGTCCTCTAA
- the CEP76 gene encoding centrosomal protein of 76 kDa isoform X1 translates to MALPPEKASELKQIIHQQLTKMDVHSRIREVLAETIHEELPPQHQQLSQEDLMKALTRRGIIDDVMKELNFVTDINDKEITSTPKPTTHFVDRQAAMLKKTNIDPTRRYLYLQVLGGKAFLEHLQEPEPLPGQICSTLTLCLHFRNQRFRSKPVPCACEPDFSDGFLLEVYKESLGEASKMADGTTMLSICDPVHIVLIKTDTSGETTLVASYFLEWRSVLCAENRITNVAVELLGVGTESKVSVGILNIRLEMYPKLNKTLSQEIVTTQFSLERQKTAEKERLFLVYAKQWWREYLQIRTSHNTRLVKIFAQDENGINRPVCSYVKPLRAGRLLDTPRQAARFVSVLGYERAPIIGGGNSKQEQWCTLLAFLCRNKGDCEDHANLLCSLLLGFGLEAFVCVGTKAKGVPHTWVMTYGIDGIITFWESLTGHRYIHNPIKPDDPPIVEQPKPLYPYRTIGCVFNHHKFLANCQPTDAVEVCSFDLHDESKWKPMSSEAIKSVCSPGATTALPPFPPLCASSVDAAVTSNELELQLRMLVVEHRKDLGLSTVWDDQLSYLLSPALAAYELERTTGVSSGNEEFQDAIRRAVPDGHTFKGFPIHFVHRNARRAFAACLRSPFCDEILCCRGDQVRHAVRVRVFTYPESACAVWIMFACKYRSVL, encoded by the exons ATGGCTCTGCCTCCGGAGAAAGCCTCGGAGCTCAAACAGATTATTCACCAGCAGTTAACTAAG ATGGATGTTCACAGCAGGATTCGAGAAGTGCTTGCTGAGACCATACATGAAGAACTGCCACCTCAACATCAGCAGCTATCCCAAGAAGATCTAATGAAAGCCCTCACACGGCGAGGAATCATTGATGATGTTATGAAAGAACTAAATTTTGTAACA GATATAAATGACAAAGAAATTACTTCAACTCCAAAACCCACTACTCATTTTGTTGACCGACAGGCAGCCATGCTGAAGAAAA CAAATATTGACCCAACACGAAGGTATCTTTATCTTCAGGTTTTGGGTGGAAAAGCTTTTCTGGAACATCTGCAGGAACCAGAACCTTTACCTGGTCAAATTTGTTCTACTTTGACACTTTGCTTGCATTTCCGAAACCAACGTTTCCGCTCTAAACCTGTCCCGTGTGCCTGTGAACCAGATTTCAGTGATGGTTTTCTACTTGAAGTATATAAGGAAAGCTTAG GTGAAGCAAGTAAAATGGCAGATGGAACCACTATGCTATCAATTTGTGATCCAGTGCATATTGTCTTGATCAAAACAGACACATCTGGTGAGACCACATTAGTAGCATCCTATTTCTTAGAGTGGCGGTCTGTCCTTTGTGCAGAGAACAGGATTACAAATGTTGCTGTTGAACTTCTGGGTGTAG GTACAGAATCAAAAGTTTCTGTTGGAATACTTAATATCAGACTTGAAATGTATCCAAAGCTAAATAAGACACTTTCTCAGGAAATAGTTACTACTCAG TTTTCTTTAGAACGccagaaaacagcagaaaaagaacGCCTGTTTCTTGTTTATGCTAAGCAGTGGTGGAGAGAATATCTGCAGATTAGGACTTCACACAACACAAGACTGGTGAAAATTTTTGCACAG GATGAAAATGGGATAAACAGGCCAGTCTGTTCATACGTCAAGCCTCTTCGAGCAGGCCGACTTCTAGACACACCCAGGCAAGCGGCAAGATTTGTCAGTGTGCTTGGTTATGAAAGAGCCCCTATCATCGGTGGAGGAAATAGTAAACAAGAACAGTGGTGTACTCTTCTGGCTTTTCTATGTAGAAATAAG ggaGATTGTGAGGATCATGCTAACCTTTTGTGCAGTCTTCTACTGGGATTTGGACTAGAAGCTTTTGTCTGTGTAGGAACAAAGGCCAAAGGAGTTCCTCACACTTGGGTAATGACTTACGGGATTGATGGAATAATCACTTTCTGGGAGAGTTTAACAGGACATAG ATATATCCACAATCCTATAAAACCTGATGATCCTCCAATTGTTGAACAACCCAAGCCACTGTATCCTTACCGAACAATAGGATGTGTCTTCAATCATCACAAGTTTTTGGCGAACTGCCAGCCTACTGATGCCGTAGAAGTCTGTTCCTTTGACTTGCATGATGAATCCAAGTGGAAACCAATGAGTAGTGAAGCAATCAAATCTGTATGTTCTCCAGGAGCCACAACTGcacttcctccttttcctcctctctgtGCTTCGTCAGTAGATGCTGCAGTGACAAGCAATGAACTGGAGTTGCAACTGAGAATGTTAGTGGTAGAACACAGGAAG GACCTTGGTCTTTCAACAGTTTGGGACGACCAGCTTTCCTACCTCTTGTCACCAGCCTTGGCAGCCTATGAACTTGAACGCACCACAGGTGTTTCTTCAGGTAATGAAGAATTTCAAGATGCCATCAGGAGAGCAGTACCCGATGGACACACATTCAAAGGATTTCCCATTCATTTTGTACACAGAAATGCAAGGAGAGCATTTGCTGCGTGCCTTCG GTCTCCTTTTTGTGACGAAATACTGTGCTGTAGAGGGGACCAAGTGCGACATGCAGTTCGTGTCAGAGTTTTCACATATCCTGAATCTGCATGTGCCGTATGGATCATGTTTGCTTGCAAATACCGTTCCGTCCTCTAA